The Myxococcota bacterium genome has a segment encoding these proteins:
- a CDS encoding N-acetylneuraminate synthase family protein: protein MSAVPSTSEAPVPTWLHAPVASPRPGERACTVIAEVSQTHDGSAGMAHAFVDAAANAGADAIKFQTHIASAESTPAEPWRKAFSSQDATRLDYWRRMEWSESVWRELRAHADERGLLFLSSPFSMEALELLVRVGVAGWKVASGEINNFALLDAMTATGQPVVLSTGMSPPEEIDAAVARVQAAGVPLAVMQCTSIYPCPPELVGLNLLPEFRARYGCAVGLSDHSATIYPSIAAAQVGCELVEVHVTLSREMFGPDVVASVTTAELRQLVEGIRFVEAMRRHPLDKARLPESVTSLRGIFMKSVVAARDLAAGTVLAAEHLGSKKPGSGIPANELPKLVGRRVRRDVARDALIAWDDLEG from the coding sequence ATGAGCGCCGTCCCGTCCACGTCCGAAGCGCCCGTGCCCACGTGGCTGCACGCGCCGGTCGCGTCGCCGCGGCCGGGCGAGCGCGCGTGCACCGTGATCGCCGAAGTGAGCCAGACGCACGACGGCAGCGCGGGCATGGCGCACGCCTTCGTCGACGCGGCCGCGAACGCGGGCGCCGACGCGATCAAGTTCCAGACGCACATCGCGAGCGCCGAGAGCACGCCCGCCGAGCCGTGGCGCAAGGCGTTCAGCAGCCAGGACGCGACGCGGCTCGACTACTGGCGGCGCATGGAGTGGAGCGAGAGCGTGTGGCGCGAGCTGCGCGCGCACGCCGACGAGCGAGGCCTCCTGTTCCTGAGCTCGCCCTTCTCGATGGAGGCGCTCGAGCTGCTCGTCCGCGTCGGCGTCGCCGGCTGGAAGGTGGCGTCCGGCGAGATCAACAACTTCGCGCTGCTCGACGCGATGACGGCGACGGGGCAGCCCGTCGTGCTGTCGACCGGAATGAGCCCGCCCGAGGAGATCGACGCGGCCGTCGCGCGCGTGCAGGCCGCGGGCGTGCCGCTCGCGGTGATGCAGTGCACGTCGATCTACCCGTGCCCGCCCGAGCTCGTCGGCCTGAACCTGCTCCCCGAGTTCCGCGCGCGCTACGGATGCGCGGTCGGGCTCTCCGACCACTCGGCGACGATCTATCCGAGCATCGCCGCCGCGCAGGTCGGCTGCGAGCTCGTCGAGGTGCACGTCACGCTGTCGCGCGAGATGTTCGGGCCCGACGTCGTCGCCTCGGTGACCACCGCCGAGCTGCGGCAGCTGGTCGAGGGCATCCGCTTCGTCGAGGCGATGCGTCGCCACCCGCTCGACAAGGCCCGGCTCCCCGAGTCGGTGACGTCGCTGCGCGGCATCTTCATGAAGAGCGTCGTCGCCGCCCGCGACCTCGCGGCCGGTACGGTGCTCGCGGCGGAGCACCTCGGGTCGAAGAAGCCCGGGAGCGGCATTCCCGCGAACGAGCTGCCGAAGCTGGTCGGGCGCCGGGTGCGCCGCGACGTCGCGCGCGACGCGCTGATCGCGTGGGACGACCTGGAGGGATGA